The following proteins are encoded in a genomic region of Solea senegalensis isolate Sse05_10M linkage group LG5, IFAPA_SoseM_1, whole genome shotgun sequence:
- the cltcl1 gene encoding clathrin heavy chain 1 isoform X4, which produces MAQILPIRFQEHLQLQNLGINPANIGFSYLTMESDKFICIREKVGEQNQVVMIDMSDPTNPIRRPISADSAIMNPASKVIALKAAKTLQIFNIEMKSKVKAHTMTEDVMFWKWISVNTVALVTDAAVFHWSMEGDSQPTKVFDRHASLAGCQIINYRTDEQQKWLLLIGISAQQNRVVGAMQLYSVDRKVSQPIEGHAAAFGEFKVEGNANPSTLFCFAVRSQAGGKLHIIEVGQPAAGNQPFAKKAVDVFFPPEAQTDFPVAMQIGSKHGVIYLITKYGYIHLYDLESGVCIYMNRISAETIFVTAPYEATSGIIGVNKKGQVLSVCVEEENIVNYATNVLQNPDLALRMAVRSNLAGAEELFARKFNTLFAQGTYSEAAKVAASAPKGILRTAETIHKFQSVPAQPGQASPLLQYFGILLDQGQLNKFESLELCRPVLQQGRKQLLEKWLKEDKLECSEELGDLVKASDPTLALSVYLRANVPNKVIQCFAETGQFQKIVLYAKKVGYTPDWVFLLRNVMRVNPDQGLQFAQMLVQDEEPLANINQIVDVFMEGSLIQQCTSFLLDALKNNRPAEGHLQTRLLEMNLIHAPQVADAILGNQMFTHYDRAHVAQLCEKAGLLQRALEHYTDLYDIKRAVVHTHLLNPEWLVNFFGSLSVEDSLECLRAMLSANIRQNLQLCVQVASKYHEQLGTEALVELFESFKSYEGLFYFLGSIVNFSQEPDVHFKYIQAACKTGQIKEVERICRESNCYDPERVKNFLKEAKLTDQLPLIIVCDRFDFVHDLVLYLYRNSLQKYIEIYVQKVNPSRLPVVIGGLLDVDCAEDVIKNLIMVVRGQFSTDELVEEVEKRNRLKLLLPWLESRIHEGCEEPATHNALAKIYIDSNNTPERFLKENPFYDSAVVGRYCEKRDPHLACVAYERGQCDMDLIKVCNDNSLFKSEARYLVRRKDPELWVNVLEEDNPYRRPLIDQVVQTALSETQDPEEVSVTVKAFMTADLPNELIELLEKIVLDNSVFSEHRNLQNLLILTAIKADRTRVMEYINRLDNYDAPDIANIAISNELFEEAFAIFKKFDVNTSAIQVLIEHIGNLDRAYEFAERCNEPAVWSQLARAQLQRDLVKEAIDSYIKAVDPSAYMEVVNAASKNNNWEDLVKFLQMARKKARESYVETELIFALAKTNRLAELEEFVSGPNNAHIQQVGDRCYEEEMYEAAKLLYNNVSNFARLASTLVHLGEYQAAVDSARKANSTRTWKEVCFACVDGEEFRLAQICGLHIVIHADELEDLISYYQDRGYFEELIALLEAALGLERAHMGMFTELAILYSKFKPQKMREHLELFWSRVNIPKVLRAAEQSHLWGELVFLYDKYEEFDNAVLTMMSHPTDAWKEGLFKDIIAKVANVELYYKSLSFYLEYKPLLLNDLLAILSPRLDHSRAVAFFSKVNELKLVKPYLRSVQNHNNKSVNEALNNLLTEEEDYQGLRASIDAYDNFDTIGLAQRLEKHELIEFRRIAAYLYKGNNRWRQSVELCKKDKLYKDAMLYAAESKDAELAETLLQWFLEEGRKECFAACLFASYDLLHPDVVLELAWRHNIMDFAMPYFIQVMREYLTKVDKLDEVESQRKKEDEVTEPQPMVFGQQLMLTASPAPVAPQPAYAGYGYPANAAGFPAQAPNAAGYPAQPAYGFNM; this is translated from the exons ATGGCTCAGATACTGCCGATACGATTTCAGGAACACCTGCAG TTGCAGAACCTGGGCATAAACCCAGCCAACATAGGGTTCAGCTATCTGACCATGGAGTCGGACAAGTTCATCTGCATCAGAGAGAAAGTGGGTGAGCAGAACCAGGTGGTGATGATAGACATGTCAGACCCCACCAACCCAATCAGGAGACCAATCTCTGCCGACAGTGCCATCATGAACCCTGCCAGCAAGGTCATCGCTCTGAAAG CTGCCAAGACTCTTCAGATCTTCAACATTGAGATGAAGAGCAAGGTGAAGGCCCACACCATGACCGAGGATGTCATGTTCTGGAAGTGGATATCGGTAAACACTGTTGCCTTGGTGACGGACGCGGCCGTCTTTCACTGGAGCATGGAGGGGGATTCCCAGCCAACCAAAGTCTTTGATCGGCATGCCAGTCTGGCCGGATGTCAGATCATAAACTACAGAACTGACGAACAACAGAAGTGGCTCTTGCTGATAGGGATCTCTGCACAG CAAAACCGTGTAGTTGGAGCAATGCAACTTTACTCTGTTGACAGGAAAGTGTCCCAACCCATTGAAGGCCATGCTGCTGCCTTCGGGGAGTTTAAAGTGGAGGGAAATGCCAACCCCTCCACCCTCTTTTGCTTTGCTGTGCGTTCACAGGCTGGGGGAAAG ctgcacATCATTGAGGTTGGTCAGCCAGCTGCAGGAAACCAGCCATTTGCTAAGAAAGCAGTGGACGTGTTCTTCCCTCCTGAGGCCCAGACAGACTTTCCTGTAGCTATGCAG ATTGGTAGTAAGCATGGCGTCATTTATTTAATCACCAAGTATGGGTACATCCACCTGTACGACTTGGAGTCTGGAGTGTGCATCTACATGAACCGAATCAGTGCAGAGACCATCTTTGTAACCGCGCCATATGAAGCCACTTCAGGAATTATTGGGGTCAACAAGAAGGGACAG gttttgtctgtgtgtgttgaagagGAAAATATTGTCAACTATGCCACCAACGTCCTTCAAAACCCTGACCTGGCCTTGAGGATGGCTGTGAGGTCAAACCTCGCTGGGGCTGAGGAACTTTTTGCCAGAAAGTTCAATACGCTGTTTGCCCAGGGAACTTATTCAGAAGCTGCAAAGGTTGCTGCATCAGCACCAAAG GGGATCCTGCGGACGGCAGAGACAATCCATAAGTTCCAGAGTGTCCCGGCCCAGCCTGGTCAGGCCTCTCCGCTGTTGCAGTACTTTGGTATTCTACTGGACCAGGGACAACTTAACAAGTTTGAGTCTCTTGAGCTCTGCAGGCCTGTTCTGCAGCAGGGCCGCAAACAACTACTGGAGAAATGGCTTAAGGAGGATAAG CTGGAGTGCTCAGAGGAGCTGGGAGACCTGGTGAAGGCCTCTGACCCCACACTGGCTCTTAGTGTGTACCTCAGAGCTAACGTCCCCAACAAGGTCATCCAGTGCTTTGCAGAGACTGGCCAGTTCCAGAAGATTGTGCTGTATGCTAAAAAG GTGGGCTACACGCCAGACTGGGTGTTCTTACTGAGAAATGTGATGCGTGTCAACCCGGACCAGGGACTGCAGTTTGCCCAGATGCTGGTGCAGGATGAGGAGCCGCTGGCCAACATTAACCAG ATTGTAGATGTTTTTATGGAGGGCAGCTTGATCCAGCAGTGCACCTCCTTCCTATTGGATGCTCTAAAGAACAACCGCCCAGCTGAAGGACACTTACAGACACGTCTGCTTGAGATGAACCTCATCCATGCCCCCCAG GTAGCAGATGCAATCCTGGGGAACCAGATGTTCACACACTATGACCGTGCCCACGTTGCTCAGTTATGTGAAAAGGCAGGTCTGCTGCAGAGAGCTCTTGAACACTACACTGACCTGTATGATATCAAACGAGCCGTGGTGCACACACATCTGCTCAACCCTGAG TGGCTGGTAAACTTCTTCGGCTCTTTATCAGTAGAAGACTCGTTGGAGTGTTTAAGGGCCATGCTATCAGCTAACATCAGACAGaacctgcagctgtgtgtccaGGTAGCATCTAAGTATCATGAGCAGCTGGGAACTGAAGCGTTAGTGGAGCTCTTTGAGTCCTTCAAGAGTTATGAGG GATTGTTTTACTTCCTTGGGTCAATTGTGAATTTCAGCCAGGAGCCCGATGTCCACTTTAAATACATCCAGGCTGCGTGTAAGACGGGCCAAATCAAGGAAGTGGAGAGAATATGCAGAGAGAGCAACTGCTATGATCCAGAGAGGGTTAAAAACTTCCTCAAG GAGGCCAAACTGACAGACCAGCTTCCTCTCATCATTGTGTGTGACCGCTTCGACTTTGTCCATGATTTGGTTCTTTACCTCTACCGTAACAGTCTACAGAAATACATTGAAATCTACGTGCAGAAG GTGAACCCTAGTCGTTTACCTGTGGTGATCGGTGGGCTGTTGGACGTAGACTGTGCGGAGGACGTCATCAAGAACCTGATCATGGTGGTCAGAGGCCAGTTTTCCACTGATGAGCTGGTGGAGGAGGTCGAGAAGAGGAACAG GTTAAAGTTACTTTTGCCATGGCTGGAGTCCCGTATCCACGAAGGCTGCGAGGAGCCGGCCACACACAACGCCCTCGCCAAGATCTACATCGACAGCAACAACACACCCGAGCGTTTCCTGAAGGAGAATCCGTTCTATGACAGCGCCGTAGTCGGACGATACTGCGAGAAGCGAGACCCTCACCTGGCCTGTGTGGCTTATGAGAGAGGGCAGTGCGACATGGACCTCATTAAA GTGTGCAATGACAACTCATTGTTTAAGAGTGAGGCTCGGTACCTGGTCCGACGGAAAGATCCAGAGCTTTGGGTGAACGTGTTGGAAGAAGACAATCCCTATAGAAGACCACTCATTGACCAG GTGGTGCAGACGGCACTGTCAGAGACCCAGGACCCAGAGGAGGTGTCCGTCACCGTCAAGGCCTTCATGACCGCAGACCTGCCCAATGAGCTGATCGAACTGCTGGAGAAGATTGTACTTGATAACTCTGTCTTCAGTGAACACAG AAACCTCCAGAACCTGCTGATTTTGACAGCCATCAAAGCGGACCGCACTCGTGTGATGGAGTACATCAACAGGCTCGACAACTACGACGCTCCAGACATTGCAAATATCGCCATTAGCAATGAGCTCTTCGAAGAGGCGTTTGCAATTTTCAAGAAGTTTGATGTCAACACCTCAGCCATACAG GTATTGATCGAGCACATAGGGAACTTGGATCGTGCCTACGAGTTTGCCGAGCGCTGTAATGAGCCTGCAGTTTGGAGCCAGTTAGCCAGAGCTCAGCTACAGAGAGACCTGGTCAAGGAGGCTATTGACTCGTATATTAAAGCTGTGGACCCGTCGGCATACATGGAGGTGGTCAATGCAGCCAGCAAGAACA atAACTGGGAAGACTTGGTTAAATTCCTTCAGATGGCTCGGAAGAAGGCAAGAGAGTCGTACGTGGAGACGGAGCTGATCTTTGCTTTAGCGAAGACCAACCGTCTGGCGGAGCTGGAGGAATTTGTCAGTGGGCCCAACAATGCCCACATACAGCAG GTGGGCGACAGATGTTATGAGGAGGAGATGTACGAAGCAGCAAAGCTCTTGTACAACAACGTGTCCAACTTTGCTCGTCTTGCTTCGACACTTGTCCATCTGGGAGAGTACCAGGCAGCGGTGGACAGCGCCAGGAAAGCTAACAGCACACGGACATGGAAGGAG GTGTGTTTCGCATGCGTGGATGGCGAAGAGTTCCGTTTGGCGCAGATCTGTGGCCTTCACATCGTGATCCATGCTGACGAGCTGGAGGACCTCATCAGCTACTATCAGGACCGTGGGTATTTTGAGGAGCTCATTGCTCTGCTGGAGGCTGCGTTGGGTCTGGAGCGGGCTCACATGGGCATGTTCACCGAGCTCGCCATCCTCTACTCCAAGTTCAAACCTCAGAAGATGAGGGAGCATTTAGAGCTTTTCTGGTCCAGAGTCAACATCCCAAAG GTTCTTCGCGCAGCAGAGCAGTCTCACTTGTGGGGAGAGCTGGTTTTCCTTTACGACAAATACGAGGAGTTCGACAACGCTGTCCTCACAATGATGTCTCATCCGACAGATGCCTGGAAAGAAGGGCTGTTCAAGGACATCATTGCTAAG gTTGCAAATGTGGAGTTGTACTACAAATCTCTTTCCTTCTACCTGGAATACAAACCCCTCCTACTGAACGACCTGCTGGCTATTCTGTCTCCACGGTTGGACCACAGCCGAGCTGTCGCCTTCTTCAGCAAG GTGAATGAGCTCAAGCTGGTGAAGCCTTACCTGAGATCTGTGCAGAACCACAACAACAAGTCTGTTAACGAAGCTCTCAACAACCTACTGACTGAGGAGGAAGACTATCAG GGCCTGAGAGCATCTATCGACGCTTATGACAACTTTGATACCATTGGCTTGGCTCAGAGGTTAGAGAAACATGAACTGATCGAGTTCCGACGTATCGCTGCCTACCTGTACAAAGGCAACAACCGCTGGAGGCAGAGCGTAGAGCTCTGCAAAAAGGACAAACTCTATAAG GATGCCATGTTGTACGCTGCAGAGTCTAAGGATGCTGAGCTGGCAGAGACACTGCTGCAGTGGTTCCTGGAAGAGGGCAGGAAGGAGTGCTTCGCTGCCTGCCTGTTCGCCTCCTATGACCTCCTTCACCCCGACGTGGTGCTTGAGTTGGCCTGGAGGCACAACATCATGGACTTTGCCATGCCGTACTTCATCCAGGTCATGAGAGAGTACCTCACTAAG GTGGACAAGCTGGATGAGGTAGAAAgtcaaaggaaaaaagaggatGAGGTGACAGAGCCACAGCCGATGGTGTTTG GCCAGCAGCTGATGTTGACTGCGTCTCCCGCTCCTGTGGCGCCTCAGCCGGCATACGCAGGCTATGGTTACCCTGCCAACGCAGCGGGTTTCCCTGCTCAGGCTCCCAACGCTGCTGGCTACCCTGCACAGCCTGCTTATGGCTTCAACATGTAG
- the cltcl1 gene encoding clathrin heavy chain 1 isoform X2: MAQILPIRFQEHLQLQNLGINPANIGFSYLTMESDKFICIREKVGEQNQVVMIDMSDPTNPIRRPISADSAIMNPASKVIALKAAKTLQIFNIEMKSKVKAHTMTEDVMFWKWISVNTVALVTDAAVFHWSMEGDSQPTKVFDRHASLAGCQIINYRTDEQQKWLLLIGISAQQNRVVGAMQLYSVDRKVSQPIEGHAAAFGEFKVEGNANPSTLFCFAVRSQAGGKLHIIEVGQPAAGNQPFAKKAVDVFFPPEAQTDFPVAMQIGSKHGVIYLITKYGYIHLYDLESGVCIYMNRISAETIFVTAPYEATSGIIGVNKKGQVLSVCVEEENIVNYATNVLQNPDLALRMAVRSNLAGAEELFARKFNTLFAQGTYSEAAKVAASAPKGILRTAETIHKFQSVPAQPGQASPLLQYFGILLDQGQLNKFESLELCRPVLQQGRKQLLEKWLKEDKLECSEELGDLVKASDPTLALSVYLRANVPNKVIQCFAETGQFQKIVLYAKKVGYTPDWVFLLRNVMRVNPDQGLQFAQMLVQDEEPLANINQIVDVFMEGSLIQQCTSFLLDALKNNRPAEGHLQTRLLEMNLIHAPQVADAILGNQMFTHYDRAHVAQLCEKAGLLQRALEHYTDLYDIKRAVVHTHLLNPEWLVNFFGSLSVEDSLECLRAMLSANIRQNLQLCVQVASKYHEQLGTEALVELFESFKSYEGLFYFLGSIVNFSQEPDVHFKYIQAACKTGQIKEVERICRESNCYDPERVKNFLKEAKLTDQLPLIIVCDRFDFVHDLVLYLYRNSLQKYIEIYVQKVNPSRLPVVIGGLLDVDCAEDVIKNLIMVVRGQFSTDELVEEVEKRNRLKLLLPWLESRIHEGCEEPATHNALAKIYIDSNNTPERFLKENPFYDSAVVGRYCEKRDPHLACVAYERGQCDMDLIKVCNDNSLFKSEARYLVRRKDPELWVNVLEEDNPYRRPLIDQVVQTALSETQDPEEVSVTVKAFMTADLPNELIELLEKIVLDNSVFSEHRNLQNLLILTAIKADRTRVMEYINRLDNYDAPDIANIAISNELFEEAFAIFKKFDVNTSAIQVLIEHIGNLDRAYEFAERCNEPAVWSQLARAQLQRDLVKEAIDSYIKAVDPSAYMEVVNAASKNNNWEDLVKFLQMARKKARESYVETELIFALAKTNRLAELEEFVSGPNNAHIQQVGDRCYEEEMYEAAKLLYNNVSNFARLASTLVHLGEYQAAVDSARKANSTRTWKEVCFACVDGEEFRLAQICGLHIVIHADELEDLISYYQDRGYFEELIALLEAALGLERAHMGMFTELAILYSKFKPQKMREHLELFWSRVNIPKVLRAAEQSHLWGELVFLYDKYEEFDNAVLTMMSHPTDAWKEGLFKDIIAKVANVELYYKSLSFYLEYKPLLLNDLLAILSPRLDHSRAVAFFSKVNELKLVKPYLRSVQNHNNKSVNEALNNLLTEEEDYQGLRASIDAYDNFDTIGLAQRLEKHELIEFRRIAAYLYKGNNRWRQSVELCKKDKLYKDAMLYAAESKDAELAETLLQWFLEEGRKECFAACLFASYDLLHPDVVLELAWRHNIMDFAMPYFIQVMREYLTKVDEFAAKVMVDKLDEVESQRKKEDEVTEPQPMVFGQQLMLTASPAPVAPQPAYAGYGYPANAAGFPAQAPNAAGYPAQPAYGFNM, encoded by the exons ATGGCTCAGATACTGCCGATACGATTTCAGGAACACCTGCAG TTGCAGAACCTGGGCATAAACCCAGCCAACATAGGGTTCAGCTATCTGACCATGGAGTCGGACAAGTTCATCTGCATCAGAGAGAAAGTGGGTGAGCAGAACCAGGTGGTGATGATAGACATGTCAGACCCCACCAACCCAATCAGGAGACCAATCTCTGCCGACAGTGCCATCATGAACCCTGCCAGCAAGGTCATCGCTCTGAAAG CTGCCAAGACTCTTCAGATCTTCAACATTGAGATGAAGAGCAAGGTGAAGGCCCACACCATGACCGAGGATGTCATGTTCTGGAAGTGGATATCGGTAAACACTGTTGCCTTGGTGACGGACGCGGCCGTCTTTCACTGGAGCATGGAGGGGGATTCCCAGCCAACCAAAGTCTTTGATCGGCATGCCAGTCTGGCCGGATGTCAGATCATAAACTACAGAACTGACGAACAACAGAAGTGGCTCTTGCTGATAGGGATCTCTGCACAG CAAAACCGTGTAGTTGGAGCAATGCAACTTTACTCTGTTGACAGGAAAGTGTCCCAACCCATTGAAGGCCATGCTGCTGCCTTCGGGGAGTTTAAAGTGGAGGGAAATGCCAACCCCTCCACCCTCTTTTGCTTTGCTGTGCGTTCACAGGCTGGGGGAAAG ctgcacATCATTGAGGTTGGTCAGCCAGCTGCAGGAAACCAGCCATTTGCTAAGAAAGCAGTGGACGTGTTCTTCCCTCCTGAGGCCCAGACAGACTTTCCTGTAGCTATGCAG ATTGGTAGTAAGCATGGCGTCATTTATTTAATCACCAAGTATGGGTACATCCACCTGTACGACTTGGAGTCTGGAGTGTGCATCTACATGAACCGAATCAGTGCAGAGACCATCTTTGTAACCGCGCCATATGAAGCCACTTCAGGAATTATTGGGGTCAACAAGAAGGGACAG gttttgtctgtgtgtgttgaagagGAAAATATTGTCAACTATGCCACCAACGTCCTTCAAAACCCTGACCTGGCCTTGAGGATGGCTGTGAGGTCAAACCTCGCTGGGGCTGAGGAACTTTTTGCCAGAAAGTTCAATACGCTGTTTGCCCAGGGAACTTATTCAGAAGCTGCAAAGGTTGCTGCATCAGCACCAAAG GGGATCCTGCGGACGGCAGAGACAATCCATAAGTTCCAGAGTGTCCCGGCCCAGCCTGGTCAGGCCTCTCCGCTGTTGCAGTACTTTGGTATTCTACTGGACCAGGGACAACTTAACAAGTTTGAGTCTCTTGAGCTCTGCAGGCCTGTTCTGCAGCAGGGCCGCAAACAACTACTGGAGAAATGGCTTAAGGAGGATAAG CTGGAGTGCTCAGAGGAGCTGGGAGACCTGGTGAAGGCCTCTGACCCCACACTGGCTCTTAGTGTGTACCTCAGAGCTAACGTCCCCAACAAGGTCATCCAGTGCTTTGCAGAGACTGGCCAGTTCCAGAAGATTGTGCTGTATGCTAAAAAG GTGGGCTACACGCCAGACTGGGTGTTCTTACTGAGAAATGTGATGCGTGTCAACCCGGACCAGGGACTGCAGTTTGCCCAGATGCTGGTGCAGGATGAGGAGCCGCTGGCCAACATTAACCAG ATTGTAGATGTTTTTATGGAGGGCAGCTTGATCCAGCAGTGCACCTCCTTCCTATTGGATGCTCTAAAGAACAACCGCCCAGCTGAAGGACACTTACAGACACGTCTGCTTGAGATGAACCTCATCCATGCCCCCCAG GTAGCAGATGCAATCCTGGGGAACCAGATGTTCACACACTATGACCGTGCCCACGTTGCTCAGTTATGTGAAAAGGCAGGTCTGCTGCAGAGAGCTCTTGAACACTACACTGACCTGTATGATATCAAACGAGCCGTGGTGCACACACATCTGCTCAACCCTGAG TGGCTGGTAAACTTCTTCGGCTCTTTATCAGTAGAAGACTCGTTGGAGTGTTTAAGGGCCATGCTATCAGCTAACATCAGACAGaacctgcagctgtgtgtccaGGTAGCATCTAAGTATCATGAGCAGCTGGGAACTGAAGCGTTAGTGGAGCTCTTTGAGTCCTTCAAGAGTTATGAGG GATTGTTTTACTTCCTTGGGTCAATTGTGAATTTCAGCCAGGAGCCCGATGTCCACTTTAAATACATCCAGGCTGCGTGTAAGACGGGCCAAATCAAGGAAGTGGAGAGAATATGCAGAGAGAGCAACTGCTATGATCCAGAGAGGGTTAAAAACTTCCTCAAG GAGGCCAAACTGACAGACCAGCTTCCTCTCATCATTGTGTGTGACCGCTTCGACTTTGTCCATGATTTGGTTCTTTACCTCTACCGTAACAGTCTACAGAAATACATTGAAATCTACGTGCAGAAG GTGAACCCTAGTCGTTTACCTGTGGTGATCGGTGGGCTGTTGGACGTAGACTGTGCGGAGGACGTCATCAAGAACCTGATCATGGTGGTCAGAGGCCAGTTTTCCACTGATGAGCTGGTGGAGGAGGTCGAGAAGAGGAACAG GTTAAAGTTACTTTTGCCATGGCTGGAGTCCCGTATCCACGAAGGCTGCGAGGAGCCGGCCACACACAACGCCCTCGCCAAGATCTACATCGACAGCAACAACACACCCGAGCGTTTCCTGAAGGAGAATCCGTTCTATGACAGCGCCGTAGTCGGACGATACTGCGAGAAGCGAGACCCTCACCTGGCCTGTGTGGCTTATGAGAGAGGGCAGTGCGACATGGACCTCATTAAA GTGTGCAATGACAACTCATTGTTTAAGAGTGAGGCTCGGTACCTGGTCCGACGGAAAGATCCAGAGCTTTGGGTGAACGTGTTGGAAGAAGACAATCCCTATAGAAGACCACTCATTGACCAG GTGGTGCAGACGGCACTGTCAGAGACCCAGGACCCAGAGGAGGTGTCCGTCACCGTCAAGGCCTTCATGACCGCAGACCTGCCCAATGAGCTGATCGAACTGCTGGAGAAGATTGTACTTGATAACTCTGTCTTCAGTGAACACAG AAACCTCCAGAACCTGCTGATTTTGACAGCCATCAAAGCGGACCGCACTCGTGTGATGGAGTACATCAACAGGCTCGACAACTACGACGCTCCAGACATTGCAAATATCGCCATTAGCAATGAGCTCTTCGAAGAGGCGTTTGCAATTTTCAAGAAGTTTGATGTCAACACCTCAGCCATACAG GTATTGATCGAGCACATAGGGAACTTGGATCGTGCCTACGAGTTTGCCGAGCGCTGTAATGAGCCTGCAGTTTGGAGCCAGTTAGCCAGAGCTCAGCTACAGAGAGACCTGGTCAAGGAGGCTATTGACTCGTATATTAAAGCTGTGGACCCGTCGGCATACATGGAGGTGGTCAATGCAGCCAGCAAGAACA atAACTGGGAAGACTTGGTTAAATTCCTTCAGATGGCTCGGAAGAAGGCAAGAGAGTCGTACGTGGAGACGGAGCTGATCTTTGCTTTAGCGAAGACCAACCGTCTGGCGGAGCTGGAGGAATTTGTCAGTGGGCCCAACAATGCCCACATACAGCAG GTGGGCGACAGATGTTATGAGGAGGAGATGTACGAAGCAGCAAAGCTCTTGTACAACAACGTGTCCAACTTTGCTCGTCTTGCTTCGACACTTGTCCATCTGGGAGAGTACCAGGCAGCGGTGGACAGCGCCAGGAAAGCTAACAGCACACGGACATGGAAGGAG GTGTGTTTCGCATGCGTGGATGGCGAAGAGTTCCGTTTGGCGCAGATCTGTGGCCTTCACATCGTGATCCATGCTGACGAGCTGGAGGACCTCATCAGCTACTATCAGGACCGTGGGTATTTTGAGGAGCTCATTGCTCTGCTGGAGGCTGCGTTGGGTCTGGAGCGGGCTCACATGGGCATGTTCACCGAGCTCGCCATCCTCTACTCCAAGTTCAAACCTCAGAAGATGAGGGAGCATTTAGAGCTTTTCTGGTCCAGAGTCAACATCCCAAAG GTTCTTCGCGCAGCAGAGCAGTCTCACTTGTGGGGAGAGCTGGTTTTCCTTTACGACAAATACGAGGAGTTCGACAACGCTGTCCTCACAATGATGTCTCATCCGACAGATGCCTGGAAAGAAGGGCTGTTCAAGGACATCATTGCTAAG gTTGCAAATGTGGAGTTGTACTACAAATCTCTTTCCTTCTACCTGGAATACAAACCCCTCCTACTGAACGACCTGCTGGCTATTCTGTCTCCACGGTTGGACCACAGCCGAGCTGTCGCCTTCTTCAGCAAG GTGAATGAGCTCAAGCTGGTGAAGCCTTACCTGAGATCTGTGCAGAACCACAACAACAAGTCTGTTAACGAAGCTCTCAACAACCTACTGACTGAGGAGGAAGACTATCAG GGCCTGAGAGCATCTATCGACGCTTATGACAACTTTGATACCATTGGCTTGGCTCAGAGGTTAGAGAAACATGAACTGATCGAGTTCCGACGTATCGCTGCCTACCTGTACAAAGGCAACAACCGCTGGAGGCAGAGCGTAGAGCTCTGCAAAAAGGACAAACTCTATAAG GATGCCATGTTGTACGCTGCAGAGTCTAAGGATGCTGAGCTGGCAGAGACACTGCTGCAGTGGTTCCTGGAAGAGGGCAGGAAGGAGTGCTTCGCTGCCTGCCTGTTCGCCTCCTATGACCTCCTTCACCCCGACGTGGTGCTTGAGTTGGCCTGGAGGCACAACATCATGGACTTTGCCATGCCGTACTTCATCCAGGTCATGAGAGAGTACCTCACTAAG GTTGATGAGTTTGCAGCGAAGGTGATG GTGGACAAGCTGGATGAGGTAGAAAgtcaaaggaaaaaagaggatGAGGTGACAGAGCCACAGCCGATGGTGTTTG GCCAGCAGCTGATGTTGACTGCGTCTCCCGCTCCTGTGGCGCCTCAGCCGGCATACGCAGGCTATGGTTACCCTGCCAACGCAGCGGGTTTCCCTGCTCAGGCTCCCAACGCTGCTGGCTACCCTGCACAGCCTGCTTATGGCTTCAACATGTAG